One Curtobacterium herbarum genomic window carries:
- a CDS encoding DUF4166 domain-containing protein, which produces MIRSPYQLSASEGVLAGLHPRLRTYFGAVPPGHVGRGNGVFTVVGTPRRWLWPVLRVLARDAVVFPVWEHDVPFTVENRPVHVRRGRSGPHTDREARPAVRAHRTFHFASGDRTMVDAITAEPEGLVDHLGRHGRVSTLLAVTVPRTGPDAGALRLVSTRVSVHALGREWRLPSALSPRVLLTERFDDEADVQRVSLTLRAPVLGTLYRYEGAFRYAVVPDDV; this is translated from the coding sequence GTGATCCGGTCGCCCTACCAGCTGAGCGCGTCGGAGGGCGTCCTCGCGGGCCTCCACCCCAGGCTCCGCACCTACTTCGGTGCCGTGCCGCCGGGGCACGTCGGCCGGGGGAACGGGGTCTTCACCGTCGTCGGCACCCCGCGGCGCTGGCTCTGGCCCGTGCTGCGCGTCCTCGCGCGGGACGCGGTGGTGTTCCCGGTCTGGGAGCACGACGTCCCGTTCACGGTCGAGAACCGCCCGGTCCACGTCCGGCGCGGACGGTCCGGACCGCACACCGACCGGGAGGCCCGTCCCGCCGTCCGCGCGCACCGCACCTTCCACTTCGCGAGCGGTGACCGCACCATGGTCGACGCGATCACCGCGGAGCCCGAGGGGCTCGTCGACCACCTCGGCCGGCACGGCCGGGTCAGCACGCTCCTCGCGGTGACGGTCCCGAGGACCGGACCCGACGCCGGAGCGCTCCGCCTGGTCTCCACGCGGGTGTCGGTGCATGCGCTGGGTCGGGAGTGGCGCCTCCCGTCCGCCCTGTCGCCGCGCGTGCTGCTGACGGAACGATTCGATGACGAAGCCGACGTGCAGCGCGTGTCCCTGACGCTCCGGGCGCCGGTGCTCGGCACGCTGTACCGGTACGAGGGGGCGTTCCGGTACGCCGTCGTGCCCGACGACGTGTGA
- a CDS encoding epimerase produces MDEQQQRRVVVAGASGFVGRYLQDAFRAEGYQVVTVGRTGDAVWGNTLRIRELVDGADLVVNMAGKSVNCRYGRRNRAEILRSRVDTTLELAEAIRTAEHPPPLWMNASTATIYRHADDRPQDEATGELGEDFSVSVARAWEDALFTADLPGTRRVALRMAIVFGDGSALLPLLRLAQAGLGGPQYDGPWIPTRARLAAGTYHHDRGTHGRQRFSWVHIEDVLGAIRFIRDHEDIDGPVNVTSPEPSDNRTVMATLRDAVGRRFGLPTWRWMLELGSFAIRTETELVLKSRWVVPTRLTEAGYVFRYPKLRGALATIIAERRQHRG; encoded by the coding sequence ATGGACGAGCAGCAGCAGCGACGCGTGGTGGTGGCGGGGGCGAGCGGATTCGTCGGCCGGTACCTGCAGGACGCCTTCCGGGCCGAGGGCTACCAGGTCGTCACGGTCGGTCGCACCGGCGACGCGGTGTGGGGCAACACCCTGCGGATCCGCGAGCTCGTGGACGGCGCCGACCTGGTCGTGAACATGGCCGGCAAGAGCGTGAACTGCCGGTACGGACGGCGGAACCGGGCCGAGATCCTGCGCTCCCGGGTCGACACCACGCTCGAGCTCGCCGAGGCGATCCGCACGGCCGAGCACCCGCCGCCGCTGTGGATGAACGCCTCGACCGCGACGATCTACCGGCACGCCGACGACCGCCCGCAGGACGAGGCGACCGGGGAACTCGGCGAGGACTTCTCGGTCTCCGTCGCCCGCGCGTGGGAGGACGCCCTGTTCACCGCGGACCTGCCCGGCACCCGGCGTGTGGCGCTGCGGATGGCGATCGTGTTCGGTGACGGCAGTGCGCTGCTCCCGCTCCTGCGACTGGCGCAGGCCGGGCTCGGCGGCCCCCAGTACGACGGCCCGTGGATCCCGACCCGGGCGCGCCTGGCCGCCGGCACGTACCACCACGACCGGGGCACCCACGGGCGGCAGCGGTTCAGCTGGGTGCACATCGAGGACGTCCTCGGGGCGATCCGGTTCATCCGCGACCACGAGGACATCGACGGCCCGGTGAACGTCACGAGCCCGGAGCCCTCCGACAACCGCACGGTGATGGCGACGCTGCGGGACGCCGTCGGTCGTCGGTTCGGGCTGCCGACCTGGCGGTGGATGCTCGAGCTCGGGTCCTTCGCGATCCGGACCGAGACCGAACTCGTGCTGAAGAGCCGGTGGGTGGTGCCGACGCGGTTGACCGAGGCCGGCTACGTGTTCCGGTACCCGAAGCTGCGCGGGGCGCTCGCCACGATCATCGCGGAGCGGCGTCAGCACCGGGGCTGA
- a CDS encoding MFS transporter, translating to MSSVIDSPATGSTATAPAPRGRRAHTRRRHGFGFWAVAFAFTSVMAFATVPAPLYVIYQARDGFPTFTTTVVFAAYGLGVVGSLWLAGHLSDVHGRRPLILVSIALELVAAVLFLVWNDVSGLIVARLVTGLGVGTLTATATAHLGELRVRATGDEASAKGASVAAGVVNLGGLSLGALIGGALAEFVGRPLMVPYVVFVVALAIAFVVVLAVPETVDRPTEPVPYHPQRLRAPEGQSAAFWAAGTGAFAALAVQGLFTSVAPTFLGTTFHVTDRLAAGATTFGVFAASALSQVVFAKLPPRTQIRLGVVLLVGGLAVLAVSAVVLRVGGFVGGGVVAGAGVGLLFRASIGSAGALVGPEERGGVLAATFLIAYAGLTVPVVAVGAALLVLPTLPVLIGYVVLVAALAVFAGARLAARA from the coding sequence ATGTCATCCGTCATCGACTCCCCGGCGACCGGCTCCACGGCCACCGCACCGGCCCCTCGCGGCCGTCGCGCGCACACCCGCCGGCGTCACGGCTTCGGCTTCTGGGCCGTCGCCTTCGCGTTCACCTCGGTGATGGCCTTCGCGACCGTCCCCGCGCCGCTCTACGTCATCTACCAGGCGCGCGACGGCTTCCCGACCTTCACGACGACCGTCGTCTTCGCCGCCTACGGCCTCGGTGTCGTCGGGTCCCTGTGGCTCGCCGGACACCTCAGTGACGTGCACGGTCGTCGGCCGCTCATCCTCGTCTCGATCGCCCTCGAGCTCGTCGCCGCCGTCCTGTTCCTCGTCTGGAACGACGTCAGCGGTCTCATCGTCGCCCGACTCGTCACCGGTCTCGGCGTCGGCACCCTCACCGCCACCGCGACCGCCCACCTCGGGGAGCTCAGGGTCCGGGCGACCGGTGACGAGGCCTCCGCCAAGGGTGCGAGCGTCGCCGCGGGCGTCGTCAACCTCGGCGGGCTGTCCCTCGGCGCCCTCATCGGTGGCGCCCTGGCCGAGTTCGTCGGGCGGCCGCTGATGGTGCCGTACGTGGTCTTCGTCGTCGCCCTCGCGATCGCGTTCGTCGTCGTCCTCGCCGTCCCCGAGACCGTCGACCGTCCGACCGAGCCCGTGCCGTACCACCCGCAGCGGCTGCGCGCCCCCGAGGGACAGAGCGCCGCGTTCTGGGCCGCCGGGACCGGTGCCTTCGCCGCCCTCGCCGTGCAGGGGCTCTTCACCTCGGTCGCGCCAACGTTCCTCGGCACCACCTTCCACGTGACCGACCGGCTGGCGGCCGGTGCGACGACCTTCGGTGTCTTCGCCGCGAGCGCCCTGTCCCAGGTGGTGTTCGCGAAGCTGCCGCCGCGCACCCAGATCCGCCTGGGCGTCGTCCTGCTCGTCGGCGGCCTGGCCGTCCTCGCGGTGTCGGCGGTGGTCCTCCGGGTCGGCGGCTTCGTCGGCGGTGGCGTCGTCGCCGGTGCCGGCGTCGGGCTCCTCTTCCGTGCCTCGATCGGTAGTGCCGGTGCCCTCGTCGGCCCCGAGGAACGCGGCGGAGTCCTCGCCGCCACCTTCCTCATCGCCTACGCCGGGCTCACCGTCCCGGTCGTCGCGGTCGGTGCGGCGCTGCTCGTGCTGCCCACGCTGCCGGTCCTCATCGGGTACGTGGTGCTCGTCGCCGCGCTCGCGGTCTTCGCCGGAGCGCGTCTGGCCGCGCGCGCCTGA
- a CDS encoding LysR family transcriptional regulator → METRLLEQFVTVAAEGSVTRAAERLWAAQSTVSAGIASLERTLGVRLFERGGRRLVLTATGEDLLPHARAVLESLDRMRDLAAVSDAELRGRVRLGIFTSMDIVDLTGVLRGFRQRHPLVAVELMTSPSGTTGLVQDLVAGRLDLAYTGLPTIPSGVVVEPLREMPFRVFVAADHPLAGRASVSLAELADESFVDTAHGFGNRMILDGVLDRLGIRRRVVAEMNDMPAVVRFASAGIGVGVVPDSGVRHDGAVLELEDAVEPLRIGLAMRSAPEPNRATQALARAIVAARR, encoded by the coding sequence ATGGAGACCCGGCTGCTCGAACAGTTCGTCACCGTCGCCGCCGAGGGCAGCGTCACCCGCGCGGCCGAGCGGCTCTGGGCAGCGCAGTCGACGGTGTCGGCGGGCATCGCGAGCCTGGAGCGGACGCTCGGGGTGCGGCTCTTCGAGCGTGGCGGGCGTCGGCTCGTCCTGACCGCCACCGGTGAGGACCTGCTCCCCCATGCGCGTGCCGTCCTCGAGTCACTCGACCGGATGCGCGACCTGGCTGCGGTGTCCGACGCCGAGCTCCGCGGACGGGTGCGGCTGGGCATCTTCACGAGCATGGACATCGTCGACCTGACCGGGGTCCTCCGCGGGTTCCGGCAGCGCCACCCCCTGGTCGCCGTCGAGCTGATGACCTCGCCGAGCGGCACCACCGGGCTCGTGCAGGACCTGGTCGCGGGTCGGCTCGACCTCGCGTACACGGGGCTTCCGACGATCCCGTCCGGGGTGGTCGTCGAGCCCCTCCGCGAGATGCCGTTCCGGGTGTTCGTCGCCGCCGACCACCCGCTCGCCGGACGTGCCTCGGTGTCGCTCGCCGAACTCGCCGACGAGTCGTTCGTCGACACCGCGCACGGGTTCGGCAACCGGATGATCCTGGACGGTGTGCTGGACCGGCTCGGCATCCGACGGCGGGTGGTCGCGGAGATGAACGACATGCCGGCCGTGGTGCGGTTCGCGTCGGCGGGCATCGGGGTCGGTGTCGTGCCGGACTCCGGCGTCCGGCACGACGGGGCCGTGCTGGAGCTCGAGGACGCTGTCGAACCGCTCCGGATCGGACTGGCGATGCGGAGTGCCCCGGAGCCGAACCGGGCGACGCAGGCGCTGGCCCGGGCGATCGTGGCCGCCCGGCGCTGA
- a CDS encoding cation diffusion facilitator family transporter, producing MGHDHGHAHGHASERALLIAFCISAGILLAEVVGAVVTGSLALLVDAGHMVVDTGGLGIGLVATRLARRTPTARRTWGYQRAEVLGATAQAAILLAVGVYVVISAVQRLFVPEQIEAGPLLVFGFVGLIGNLVAFAVLVRASGEGFTSRAARLEVLNDTLGSVAVIAAAVVLFLTGWERADSVAALLIGLLIMPRAVKLLRETADVLLEATPRGLDLDAVRGHILQLDHVIAVHDLHATLVSTGVPNLTAHVVVDDHCFTTAHAPAILDELQQCVAEHFDVPVEHSTFQLEPASHQRHEHEVHV from the coding sequence ATGGGACACGACCACGGCCACGCGCACGGCCACGCGTCCGAGCGGGCGCTGCTGATCGCGTTCTGCATCTCGGCGGGCATCCTGCTGGCCGAGGTCGTCGGCGCGGTCGTCACCGGCTCACTCGCCCTGCTCGTCGACGCCGGACACATGGTCGTCGACACCGGCGGGCTCGGCATCGGCCTGGTCGCCACCCGGCTGGCGCGCCGCACCCCGACCGCCCGGCGGACCTGGGGGTACCAGCGGGCCGAGGTCCTGGGTGCCACCGCACAGGCCGCGATCCTGCTGGCGGTCGGCGTCTACGTCGTGATCTCCGCCGTGCAGCGCCTGTTCGTGCCGGAGCAGATCGAGGCCGGGCCGCTCCTGGTCTTCGGCTTCGTCGGGCTGATCGGCAACCTCGTCGCGTTCGCGGTGCTCGTGCGTGCCTCGGGTGAGGGCTTCACCTCGCGGGCCGCCCGACTCGAGGTCCTCAACGACACCCTCGGCTCGGTCGCCGTCATCGCCGCGGCGGTCGTGCTGTTCCTGACCGGGTGGGAGCGGGCCGACTCGGTCGCCGCACTGCTGATCGGCCTGCTCATCATGCCCCGCGCCGTCAAGCTCCTCCGCGAGACCGCCGACGTCCTGCTCGAGGCGACACCGCGCGGCCTCGACCTGGACGCCGTCCGCGGACACATCCTGCAGCTCGACCACGTCATCGCCGTGCACGACCTGCACGCGACGCTGGTGTCCACCGGGGTCCCGAACCTGACCGCGCACGTCGTGGTGGACGACCACTGCTTCACGACCGCGCACGCACCGGCGATCCTCGACGAACTGCAGCAGTGCGTCGCCGAGCACTTCGACGTGCCGGTCGAGCACTCCACGTTCCAGCTCGAACCCGCCTCGCACCAGCGACACGAGCACGAGGTGCACGTCTGA